From one Luteipulveratus mongoliensis genomic stretch:
- the disA gene encoding DNA integrity scanning diadenylate cyclase DisA encodes MERSDERLLSETLAAVAPGTELRDALERILRGRTGALIVLGHDKVVEGISTGGFPIDIEFSATRLRELAKMDGAIVLDRDITRIMHAATQLVPDPSIETRESGTRHRTAERVAKQTGFPVVSVSQSMQIVALYVGNTRHVLEGSNAILSRSAQALQTLERYKSRLDEVTGTLSALEIEDLVTVRDVANVLQRLEMVRRISAEIDQYVVELGTDGRLMSLQLEELVGGLGNDRELVIRDYIESTREHLTVAQAMERLSTLSSTDLLDSAAGARAMGFPVMGEALDASISPHGYRLLTKVPRLPGAIVDRLVDHFGTLQKLLAANFDDLTAVEGVGESRARAVREGLSRLAESSILERYV; translated from the coding sequence GTGGAGCGATCCGACGAGCGGTTGCTGAGCGAGACCCTCGCCGCAGTAGCCCCAGGCACCGAGCTGCGCGATGCCCTCGAGCGCATCCTGCGCGGACGTACGGGAGCCCTCATCGTGCTGGGTCACGACAAGGTCGTCGAGGGGATCAGCACCGGCGGTTTCCCGATCGACATCGAGTTCTCGGCGACGCGGCTTCGCGAGCTGGCCAAGATGGACGGCGCCATCGTCCTTGACCGCGACATCACCCGCATCATGCACGCGGCCACGCAGCTGGTGCCCGATCCCAGCATCGAGACGCGCGAGTCGGGCACCCGGCACCGCACCGCCGAACGGGTCGCCAAGCAGACCGGCTTCCCCGTGGTCTCGGTGAGCCAGTCGATGCAGATCGTCGCGCTCTACGTCGGCAACACCCGCCACGTGCTCGAGGGCTCCAACGCGATCCTGTCCCGTTCGGCGCAGGCGCTGCAGACGCTCGAGCGCTACAAGTCCCGCCTCGATGAGGTCACCGGGACGCTGTCAGCCCTGGAGATCGAGGACCTCGTCACCGTCCGCGATGTCGCCAATGTGCTGCAGCGCCTGGAGATGGTGCGCCGGATCAGCGCCGAGATCGACCAATACGTTGTGGAGCTCGGCACCGACGGACGGCTGATGTCGCTCCAGCTCGAAGAGCTCGTCGGCGGCCTCGGCAACGACCGCGAGCTGGTCATCCGCGACTACATCGAGAGCACCCGCGAGCACCTGACCGTCGCGCAGGCGATGGAGCGGCTCTCGACCTTGTCCTCGACCGACCTGCTCGACTCAGCCGCCGGCGCACGCGCGATGGGCTTCCCGGTGATGGGTGAGGCCCTGGACGCCTCGATCAGCCCGCACGGTTACCGCCTGCTGACCAAGGTGCCGCGGCTGCCGGGCGCCATCGTCGACCGGCTCGTCGACCACTTCGGCACGCTGCAAAAGCTCCTGGCCGCCAACTTCGACGACCTCACCGCGGTCGAGGGTGTCGGCGAGAGCCGCGCCCGCGCTGTCCGCGAAGGCCTGTCACGACTGGCCGAGTCCAGCATCCTCGAGCGCTACGTCTGA
- a CDS encoding A/G-specific adenine glycosylase: MVDLQRTIIDWYAGAQRDLPWRRADCSPWGIFVSEVMLQQTPVVRVEPVWHEWMSRWPTPTALAASPSGEAVRAWGRLGYPRRALRLHGAATAMVDRHDGEVPSNLEELQALPGVGTYTAAAVAAFAFGARVPVVDTNVRRVHARAVTGVEHAAPSLSRAESDLAAELLPTDPDAARVWNVAVMELGALICTARGPRCDECPVRETCAWVRAGRPAYDGPPRRGQAWAGTDRQVRGRLLQLLRDSADPVPREQLEQVWDDELQRERCLDGLVSDGLVEPLQDNRFRLPG; the protein is encoded by the coding sequence TTGGTCGACCTGCAGCGCACGATCATCGACTGGTACGCCGGTGCGCAGCGTGATCTGCCCTGGCGCCGAGCCGACTGCTCGCCGTGGGGCATCTTCGTCTCTGAGGTGATGCTGCAGCAGACGCCCGTCGTGCGCGTCGAACCCGTGTGGCACGAGTGGATGTCGCGCTGGCCGACGCCCACCGCCCTCGCGGCTTCGCCGTCGGGTGAGGCCGTACGCGCGTGGGGACGTCTGGGCTACCCGCGCCGGGCTTTGCGTCTGCATGGCGCAGCGACGGCGATGGTCGATCGGCATGACGGCGAGGTGCCGTCGAATCTTGAGGAGTTGCAGGCACTTCCGGGCGTCGGCACCTATACGGCGGCAGCCGTCGCGGCCTTCGCCTTCGGAGCCCGGGTGCCAGTCGTCGACACCAACGTGAGGCGAGTGCATGCCCGGGCCGTCACCGGTGTCGAGCACGCCGCCCCGTCCCTGTCGCGCGCCGAGAGCGACCTCGCTGCCGAGCTCCTGCCCACCGACCCGGACGCGGCCCGCGTCTGGAACGTCGCGGTCATGGAGCTCGGCGCCCTCATCTGCACCGCCCGCGGCCCACGCTGTGACGAGTGCCCGGTCCGGGAGACGTGCGCCTGGGTGCGGGCCGGGCGGCCGGCGTACGACGGACCGCCTCGACGTGGCCAGGCCTGGGCCGGAACGGACCGTCAGGTCCGAGGGCGCCTGCTCCAGCTGCTGCGCGACAGCGCCGATCCAGTGCCGCGCGAGCAGCTGGAACAGGTCTGGGACGACGAGCTCCAACGCGAACGCTGCCTCGATGGGCTCGTCAGCGACGGTCTCGTAGAACCCTTGCAGGACAACAGGTTTCGGCTGCCCGGCTGA
- a CDS encoding exo-beta-N-acetylmuramidase NamZ family protein: MGNENDFPDRRVGRRGLLGAAAVGAGALSLGTAASAAAQPGDSRPGGRRFRCGADVAAAASWQVFAGQRIGVITNPTGVVRDGLRSIVDVMVESGKVEVGGVFGPEHGFRGTAQAGGSEETYVDERTGVTVYDAYGATIDKFAGYFATAKVDTIVFDIQDVGARFYTYIWTLYNAMAAAAKTGKRFVVLDRPNPVGGQAKGPVLKDGFTSGVGLDKIAQQHGMTAGELARFYNGEFMTRVAGKKVEDLSVVQVEGWSPSSLYADTGGPWILPSPNMPTPDTALLYPGTCMFEATNLSEGRGTTRPFELIGAPYVDYRWAQLLAKARVPGVEFREAYFTPTFSKNEGKVCGGVQVHIKDPQRVDAILTATTMMTTLRDLYPGFDWRGDAGRWINLLTGSDRFLKMFTAKASARDIVAAWQPELRDFDRTRRQYLLYRR; this comes from the coding sequence ATGGGCAACGAAAACGATTTCCCGGACAGGCGAGTAGGCCGACGCGGCCTGCTGGGCGCGGCGGCGGTCGGCGCCGGCGCCCTCTCTCTCGGCACCGCGGCGAGCGCGGCTGCTCAACCCGGTGACAGCAGGCCCGGCGGACGACGCTTCCGGTGCGGCGCCGACGTCGCGGCCGCTGCCTCGTGGCAGGTGTTCGCCGGACAGCGCATCGGCGTCATCACCAACCCGACCGGCGTCGTCCGGGACGGGCTGCGCAGCATCGTCGACGTCATGGTCGAGTCCGGCAAGGTCGAGGTCGGCGGCGTCTTTGGTCCCGAGCACGGCTTCCGCGGCACGGCCCAGGCGGGCGGGTCGGAAGAGACCTACGTCGACGAGCGCACCGGCGTCACGGTCTACGACGCCTACGGCGCGACCATCGACAAGTTCGCCGGCTACTTCGCTACGGCCAAGGTCGACACCATCGTCTTCGACATCCAGGACGTCGGCGCGCGGTTCTACACCTACATCTGGACGCTCTACAACGCGATGGCCGCAGCCGCTAAGACCGGCAAGCGATTCGTCGTACTGGATCGCCCGAATCCTGTTGGGGGACAAGCGAAAGGGCCGGTCCTGAAGGACGGGTTCACCTCCGGCGTCGGGCTCGACAAGATCGCCCAGCAGCACGGCATGACAGCCGGAGAGCTCGCCCGGTTCTACAACGGCGAGTTCATGACGCGAGTGGCCGGCAAGAAGGTCGAGGACCTGTCCGTCGTCCAGGTCGAGGGCTGGTCGCCATCCAGCCTGTACGCCGACACGGGCGGGCCATGGATCCTCCCCTCTCCCAACATGCCGACCCCGGATACCGCTCTGCTCTATCCGGGCACGTGCATGTTCGAGGCGACCAATCTGTCCGAAGGGCGAGGAACGACAAGGCCTTTCGAGCTGATCGGTGCGCCGTACGTCGACTACCGCTGGGCGCAGCTGCTCGCCAAGGCGCGGGTGCCTGGTGTGGAGTTCCGCGAGGCGTACTTCACCCCCACGTTCTCCAAGAACGAGGGCAAGGTCTGCGGAGGCGTGCAGGTGCACATCAAGGACCCGCAGCGCGTGGACGCCATCCTCACGGCGACCACGATGATGACCACACTGCGCGACCTCTACCCAGGCTTCGACTGGCGCGGTGATGCGGGCCGGTGGATCAACCTGCTCACCGGCTCGGACCGGTTCCTGAAGATGTTCACGGCGAAGGCGAGCGCGCGAGACATCGTGGCGGCGTGGCAGCCCGAGCTGCGTGACTTCGACCGGACGCGTCGGCAGTACCTGCTCTACCGCCGCTGA
- a CDS encoding gluconokinase yields the protein MSDASQQPQFIIVMGVSGSGKTTVAKGIAERMGWIFAEGDEFHSKANVEKMKSGHPLTDEDRWPWLKAIGAWIDEHESGGRSAIITCSALKKTYRDLLRDGRPGVRFCHVDVDRTVLEERLSKRKGHYMPASLLDSQLADLEPLQKAEPGVVVHAEGDADEVLEEALTALGLQNVDA from the coding sequence ATGTCTGATGCGTCGCAGCAGCCGCAGTTCATCATCGTCATGGGTGTGTCCGGGTCGGGCAAGACGACCGTCGCCAAGGGCATCGCCGAGCGGATGGGCTGGATCTTCGCCGAGGGCGATGAGTTCCACTCCAAGGCCAACGTCGAGAAGATGAAGAGCGGCCACCCGCTCACCGACGAGGACCGCTGGCCGTGGTTGAAGGCCATCGGCGCGTGGATTGATGAGCACGAGAGCGGCGGCCGGAGCGCGATCATCACCTGCTCGGCGCTGAAGAAGACCTACCGCGACCTGCTGCGTGACGGACGTCCAGGTGTGCGGTTCTGCCACGTCGACGTCGACCGGACGGTGCTCGAGGAGCGGCTGTCCAAGCGCAAGGGCCACTACATGCCGGCGTCTCTGCTCGACAGCCAGCTCGCCGACCTCGAGCCGCTGCAGAAGGCCGAGCCCGGTGTCGTCGTGCACGCCGAGGGCGACGCCGACGAGGTCCTCGAAGAAGCACTCACGGCACTCGGACTGCAGAACGTCGACGCCTGA
- a CDS encoding ABC transporter permease has protein sequence MRAGLRTYWRLLVAGFRQQSTYRLAALGGLIANATFGFLKVAVLFATVRAAGGQLNGYDQASMSAYIWLSQGLLGSVNLHGRSDIADRIKDGQIAIDFLRPLDVQGASVVTEVGKALFALIPRGIPSVLLGVVFVGMSMPSTPLPYVLGLLSVILGITIGCTSVYLVATAGFWMIETRGVQVLYMIVSGFLAGLFVPISLFPTWLRVLAEATPFPSMMMYPIDVLSGRADTFESLQLVGLQVFWLALTGLVGHSLTSAGRQKLEVQGG, from the coding sequence GTGCGTGCCGGCCTCAGAACGTACTGGCGGCTCCTTGTCGCCGGCTTCCGCCAACAGTCCACCTATCGGCTCGCCGCTCTCGGCGGGCTCATTGCCAATGCCACTTTCGGGTTCCTCAAGGTCGCCGTCCTCTTTGCGACGGTGCGCGCTGCTGGTGGCCAGCTGAACGGTTACGACCAAGCCTCGATGAGTGCCTACATCTGGCTCTCGCAAGGCCTGCTCGGATCCGTCAACCTGCATGGACGTAGCGATATCGCCGACCGCATCAAGGACGGTCAGATCGCCATCGACTTCCTGCGCCCGCTCGACGTGCAAGGGGCCAGTGTCGTGACGGAGGTGGGCAAGGCGTTGTTTGCGCTGATCCCTCGCGGCATCCCCAGCGTGCTGCTGGGTGTCGTCTTCGTCGGCATGTCGATGCCCAGCACTCCCCTGCCGTACGTCCTGGGTCTGCTGAGCGTGATCCTCGGCATCACGATCGGCTGCACGTCGGTGTATCTCGTTGCCACTGCTGGGTTCTGGATGATCGAGACCCGAGGCGTCCAGGTGCTCTACATGATCGTGTCGGGGTTCCTCGCCGGCCTGTTCGTGCCGATCTCACTGTTCCCGACGTGGTTGCGAGTGCTCGCCGAAGCCACCCCGTTCCCGTCGATGATGATGTACCCGATCGACGTCTTGTCGGGTCGCGCTGACACGTTCGAGAGCCTCCAGCTCGTCGGGCTCCAAGTGTTCTGGCTCGCGCTCACCGGTCTCGTCGGGCACTCCCTGACGTCCGCCG